Within Thermococcus celer Vu 13 = JCM 8558, the genomic segment GAGGGAGACTTGGCCAAAGCCTTCTTTGCAATTCCAGCTGTGAAAGGGGTTGAATTTGGTCTGGGATTTAGAATAGCCGAGCTTAGGGGAAGTGAAGCAAACGATCCCTTTGTTATCAAAGACGGGAAAATCATGACGAAGACCAACAACTGTGGCGGCATTTTGGGCGGGATAAGCAACGGAATGCCTATAGTTGCGAGAATTGCCTTTAAGCCGGTCCCTTCAATTTACAAGCCACAAAAAACAGTTGACATAGAGCGGATGGAGGAGACCGAAATAAAGCTCACCGGGAGGTTTGATTCCTGCATAGTTCCAAAGGCTCTGCCTGTTGTTGAAGCCATGATGGCTTTTGTTCTGGCAGACCATTTGCTGAGGTGGTTGGGTTGGAAAGGATTCATGAGCTTAGGAAAGAGATAGATGAGATTGATAAACAAATAGCCGAGCTCTTGGAGGAGAGGGTCAGGGTTGTCACGGAGATTGGGAAAATAAAGAGGGAGCTGGGTTTGCCCATAAGGGATGAGAAAAGAGAGGAGGAATTACTCAAGAGAGCCGGCAGATTTAAAGAGGTTTTCGAGAAGATACTGGAGGCTTGCAGGGATGTTCAACGTGTATGAGTTTTTTAACAAAATCTCCTCCCTCAAGCCCGGGATAAGGCTGGATGCGGGTCAGCCGGATATAAGTGTGGATAAAAGGATAATAGAAGAGGCAGTGGGTTCTTTAAGAAGGGGTGAAACGAGCTATACGAAAACCCCCGGATTGGACGAGCTCAGGGAGAAGATAGCAGAGGTTGAGGGTGTTGGGAAGGATGATATAATAGTAGGGAACGGCTCGAAGATTTTAATCGCTTCCCAAATTTTAAGGGCTAAGCGGGTTGGTATAATCTCCCCCCACTGGCAGGCCTATGAGAGCATAGCCAGGGAGTTTGGAAAAGATGTCAAAATTTTCAAAACTTCCTTTGAAGATGGCTGGGAGCCGGAAATGGAAAGACTGGATGTTGACCTGCTCGTTCTAAACTATCCAAACAACCCAACCGGAAAAATTCTTCCAAAAGATAAACTCAGAGAAATTCTTGAAATGGCTGAAGAGGAGAAAGTTAAAGTTCTTTCCGACGAGATTTATTCTGATATAGCCTTTAAACCCTTCACACCGGCGAGGGAACTTTATGATAATGTTGTAACCGTTAAGGGCTTCTCAAAGCTCTTCGCCATGACAGGATTTAGACTGGGATATGCGATAGCACAGAGAGAGGAAATTAATGCCATGAGGAGGTTTCTTGAGGCAACAACTACCTGTGTTCCAGTCTTTGTTCAAAGGGCAGGTGTTAAAGCGCTGGAGATTAGAGAAGAGGTCAAAAAAAGAGTTGTCAAGATCTACAAAGAAAGGGTGAGGCTCGCTTCAAGGATACTGAGAGATTTTAAATTTTACGAGCCCGATGGAGCCTTTTACCTTTTCGTTAAGACGGAGGTTGATGGGCTTAGCTTCGCTGAAAGGCTCTTGGAAAGGGGCGTTTCCGTCTTCCCGGGGGTGGCCTTTGGTGGCTACAGGAATTTCATCAGGATCTCTCTCGTTGACCCAAGGCTCGGGGAGGGGCTTAGAATAATCAGGGAGGTTAAGGAATGCGCATAGGAATAGTAGGCTATGGAAAAATGGGAAAACTGTTTGCCAGAGAGTTCGGTAAAAAACATGAAGTTGGAATATACTCGAGACATGCGGGCGGGTTTAAGTTCTTTGGCTCGATTGAGGAACTTTTTAAGTGGGCCGAGGTGATTGTAGTTGCCAGATCCCTCGAAGAGACACCACGGGTTTTGGAAAAGCTTGCGGAATTGAGTGAAAAAAGCGAAGGGAAGGTTATTTTCGATATCTCAACATTCAAAAGGGATGTGATGGAGACCTACAAAAGATTTCCGGAGGGGGTTAAGGTCTGCAGCGTTCATCCGATGTTCGGTGCCGGGGCTAAGAGCTTCGAGGGGATGAGGTTTATAGTGGTTCCGGTCGAGGGCAGGGAAGAAGATGTTAATCCCGTGATAAAGATTTTCAAGGAGTTCAATGCCGAGGTTTTCACCGCGGATGCAAAAATCCACGATGATATGATGAAAGCAGTCATCGGACTTCCCTACTTCATTGGTATCTCCTTCCTAAGCTTTGTTTCGGAATTTGAAGGAATCGAGAATTTCGGAGGTACATCCTTTGAATATTTGACCACTTACGCAAAAGCCCTTCTCAACGACTCTCCGGAGTTCATCAATGAGATTTTGGAGCTCTCAAAGGACAAAATTGAAGAATTTCTCAGATTCGCTGAAAAAGGAGAATTTGATATTGAAAAGCTTAGAGAGAAGTTTGAACATGAAATTGGGAAGAGCTATGAGGAGTTTTACAAAGTACTAAACAAAACATAATTGGAATCCCTGAATACCCTATTAAAGGATTAGAAGGTATCTAAGAGATTTTCTATGACATCGTTAACATCCTTGGCATCCCTCCCTATCATTATGAACTCAAAATCAGCACCATATTCTTTTTTGTAACCATCCACCATAAGGCCGTCGTTTACTGTATCGCCGATATAAACTCCGTTCTCTCCTTTAGCAAGGTGCCAGAGTGCCAGGGGGCCCGGCTTTACATAAAGCTCCCTTGTTACGGCGTTCTCAAAGTGAAACTCCATGAGCTCCTCGGCTAACTTAAGCTCAAGTTTGCTCCTTCCCGTTATGACGCCGAGCTTAAACCTCTCTTTAGCCTTTTCAAGGAGCTCTCTCCTTACGATGGGTCTCTCCCTCTTCCAGAGGCCGTCGAAATTAAAGGCCCTCCCTTTATAATGCTCGCCCAGGTAGAAGGTGTTGGATATTCTTTCGATTTCCTCCGGTTCAACAATGGTTCCAAACTTTTTCCTGACCCATTTTATTCCCTTTCCTTCCGGAAAGCGCTCGACGAGTCCTTTCACATCGCCGCTCATTGCGAATGCGATTAGGGCCTCGCTGACCTTAAAGTCATCTCCAAAAGCGCCTTTTCTTCTCAACGTCCTTATACTCTCCACGTCGATTTCCATTTCCCTACCGAGCTCCTTTAGGAAGTATTCAGCGGTCAGCTTTGTCGCCAGGTCGTAACTCTCGCTCACATCTTCCTCATCTTCAGCAAAGAAAAAACAGACTCAACAACACTCCGCTCACTAAACTGCTTAAACCTCAACCCTAACCTCTGAAAAGCCCACAAACCCTTTATCAATCACAAACTCAGGCTCACCCCCAGTACTTAAGAACCCTATGCAAGAACAGGTAAGCGTCCAGACTATCCAGCCTGCTCACACCTCATGACTCATTGTCTGGAATACTCATGAACTTTTTTCTGAGGGAGATTCCAAGGTAGTACAGAATTGCGGCCAGAACTTTTAATCTGATGTCTTTCTTATTTCGCTTGAAGATTCTTCTACCCTTAATCCCCCCAATTAATACTTCACTGTTATCTTGACAGTCTCGTTTATGGAAAGGAAGAAAGAGAACCTCAGGCCCTCTCGAGGAGTTCCCTGACGTACCTCGGCATCTGGAAGAGTGTCTCGTGCCTCTCCGGGTCGTAGTAGTGAAGCTTCAGTTTCCCGGCCCTCTCCCCCTTCACCTTCGTGAAGTCAACGTCGCCCTTAACCCCCACCAGAAAGCTCCAGGGGGAGGCGTAGCCGATGACGGGGAAGCTGAAGTAGTAGACCTTATCGAAGACCTTCTTCATGGCCCTGTAGGCGTCGAGGAGCTCGTTGGTGAAGAGGTAAACGCTTCCCGCCTGGGTGACGTAGAGGCCCCTCCCGTTCAGCTTCTCGTACGCCGAGCGGTAAAACTCCTCGCTGAAGAGGAGCTTCGCCGGGCCGACGGGATCCGTGGAGTCCACGATTATGACATCAAAACGTTCATCGGTTTCTTTTAGGTACTTCACGCCGTCATCGACCTTAACGTCGGCCCTTGGGTCCTCGAAGGCCCCCTTTGCGACGTCGAGGTAGAGCTTCGAGACCTCTATGACTTTCTCGTCTATCTCGACC encodes:
- a CDS encoding pyridoxal phosphate-dependent aminotransferase, yielding MFNVYEFFNKISSLKPGIRLDAGQPDISVDKRIIEEAVGSLRRGETSYTKTPGLDELREKIAEVEGVGKDDIIVGNGSKILIASQILRAKRVGIISPHWQAYESIAREFGKDVKIFKTSFEDGWEPEMERLDVDLLVLNYPNNPTGKILPKDKLREILEMAEEEKVKVLSDEIYSDIAFKPFTPARELYDNVVTVKGFSKLFAMTGFRLGYAIAQREEINAMRRFLEATTTCVPVFVQRAGVKALEIREEVKKRVVKIYKERVRLASRILRDFKFYEPDGAFYLFVKTEVDGLSFAERLLERGVSVFPGVAFGGYRNFIRISLVDPRLGEGLRIIREVKECA
- a CDS encoding HAD family hydrolase codes for the protein MSESYDLATKLTAEYFLKELGREMEIDVESIRTLRRKGAFGDDFKVSEALIAFAMSGDVKGLVERFPEGKGIKWVRKKFGTIVEPEEIERISNTFYLGEHYKGRAFNFDGLWKRERPIVRRELLEKAKERFKLGVITGRSKLELKLAEELMEFHFENAVTRELYVKPGPLALWHLAKGENGVYIGDTVNDGLMVDGYKKEYGADFEFIMIGRDAKDVNDVIENLLDTF
- the speE gene encoding polyamine aminopropyltransferase, with the protein product MGFNERERAFVEWYPRGYGVGFKVKRKLFEVQTEYQKLELYETEGFGKLLVLDGTVQLVERGEESYHEPLVHPVMLAHPNPRNVLIIGGGDGGTLREVLRHETVEKATMVEIDEKVIEVSKLYLDVAKGAFEDPRADVKVDDGVKYLKETDERFDVIIVDSTDPVGPAKLLFSEEFYRSAYEKLNGRGLYVTQAGSVYLFTNELLDAYRAMKKVFDKVYYFSFPVIGYASPWSFLVGVKGDVDFTKVKGERAGKLKLHYYDPERHETLFQMPRYVRELLERA
- a CDS encoding chorismate mutase, producing the protein MVGLERIHELRKEIDEIDKQIAELLEERVRVVTEIGKIKRELGLPIRDEKREEELLKRAGRFKEVFEKILEACRDVQRV
- a CDS encoding prephenate dehydrogenase, which encodes MRIGIVGYGKMGKLFAREFGKKHEVGIYSRHAGGFKFFGSIEELFKWAEVIVVARSLEETPRVLEKLAELSEKSEGKVIFDISTFKRDVMETYKRFPEGVKVCSVHPMFGAGAKSFEGMRFIVVPVEGREEDVNPVIKIFKEFNAEVFTADAKIHDDMMKAVIGLPYFIGISFLSFVSEFEGIENFGGTSFEYLTTYAKALLNDSPEFINEILELSKDKIEEFLRFAEKGEFDIEKLREKFEHEIGKSYEEFYKVLNKT